The Ostrinia nubilalis chromosome 11, ilOstNubi1.1, whole genome shotgun sequence genomic sequence aaatataacACAATTTGCATAATAAAGTGAGATTGCACAATGTTATGTTTAAAACAGacttattttatactagctttccgcccgcggcttcgcccgcgtggaattttgtctgtcacagaaaaactttatcgcgcgcgtccctgtttcaaaaaccgggataaaaactatcctatgttctttcccgggactcaaactatctctatgccaaatttcatcaaaatcggttgcgaggtttaagcgggaaagcgtaacagacagacagacagacagacagacagacagacagacagagttactttcgcatttataatattagttgggatattttACTTACTAAAGTTTATGgaacaagtaacaaataatgaAAGCTGGCACGTAAGGAGCTTTTGGTGAAAAtagatttttgtaaaaatacttAGTTGATTTATTTCCAAGAATCATACAATGATCAAACCAGGTATTAACACACTTTATATTAGTGGTCTACctacaataagtaggtacaaaatcTTGGaaagtaatgaaataaaaaatatctacttGTCTGTTAGATATTACGTAATTCAAACGCGTTTCTGTAACGTAGGTGTACATGTAACATTTCCAAAaaattttttacataatttggtAAATAATCATTAGGTATTCAACTAGGATAACACAATTATTTTCCATGAAGTAATAAAATAGAGAAAACAAGTCCTAAATTAGGATCTATTTCTATGATCAATTTCTCTATCACTTATTTAAATTAGCTAGAAATTTCAATGATTTCCGCGTAGCTACTGTTGCTTAGTTATCAAAATCTTTTGATAAAggctaaaataattaaaaagaaccaaataataattataacctACCTGAATGTCCCATATCTCCAGTTCGCGGAACTATCGTCCGTCCACGCGGCTGGTCACTTTGACATTGTTACAGTTTTGGAGATGAGTCGACTAGTCCGAACTGCTATAATATTAGTCAATGTACGTTAAAAGGTCAATTTTGGGGTTCCGCAGTGATATGTCAACTTGACCACACAGTTTCAATGTTCGAGAACGAACTCATAGTtggttttccttatttttccacAGTTTTACAGGATAAGTGTGTCAACGATAGTTACATGATGAAATATCTACGTACTTATCCCAATAGTTACGTAGATATTTAAATATAGTAAAGTACGTAGATAGTAAAAGCAAATTCATGTTAAAATCATATTTCACATTTCTGAAAtgatttctgaaaaaaaaaaaaaaaagattttacgTCTACTACTATTCAGAGGTCATCTCCATAAATTCCCTTTATGTAGGTTCGTATAGAGTTAAatattttgtgataaaaaattatattagtaGTTATACCTCAACGTTATTGTATGTTTCGCAGCGACTACGGAATCGATGATTGGCAAATTTTCTCGAACTTGATAAACTGTTAAAATATTCTTCAGCTATGCATATGCAACGCATAAGATCATCCTGATGATTCGATACCAGTTTGGGTGGATGGTATAAAAGTGGATCATTGTGCTATTAACAATATTCACTCACCAAAATTCACCGGTCCAACATGTTCGGAAAGGTAAGGATTTCAATTTTGTGTATTAGAAATAGTCAAAATCAATGGCAAAAACATCTTTTTTTGTATTAGACTATTAATAGAACTTTTgaataacctaaaaataaaaaatatagaaaacAAATTAACAATACTGTTCTCTTGTTACAGTTGATGGTATTCTTGTGTGCCGCCGGCATCGCTGCGGCTAGCGAAGGCTACTTCTACCAAGCACCCGCGGGCCACGGCGCAGCTGTGGTGTCGACCACAGCCGCCCCGGTGTACCAATCCCACGTGGTGGCTACCACGGCTGCCCCTGTCTACGCTTCCGCCGGCGCCCCAACCATCACTACCTACTCCGAACCCCAAGTCTTCCACAAGTCTGTCTCATACCAAGCGGCCCCGGCTGTTTCCTACGCCGCCCAAGTAGTCAAGCAAGCCCCAGCGGTGTCCTACCAGACCTTCTCGACCCCGGCTACGTACACCGCTTCCCCGGTCGTATTCAAGTCTTACGCCGCCCCTGTGTCTTACGCCAAGTCTTACGCTGCTCCCGTTGTTAAGTCTTACGCCGCCGCACCAGCAGTGTCCTACGCTGCCGCCCCCGTCGTTAAGGCTTACGCCACCGCCGCTCCTGCTGTGTCTTACACCGCTGCTCCCGTCGTGAAGACTTACGCCACCGCCGCCCCTGCTGTGCAATACAGCACCGCCCCCGTCGTCAAGACTTACGCCACCGCTGCCCCTGCTGTTTCCTACTCAGCAGCGCCCGTCGTTAAGACTTACGCCACTGCCGCCCCTGCTGTTTCCTACTCCGTGGCGCCCGCCCCTCTATCATACGTGAAGAGTTACGCCGCGCCTGCCGCTGTATCGTACTCAGCTCCCGCCGTGTCTTACTCAGCCCCCGCCGCTGTGTCTTACTCAGCCCCTGCTGTTTCGTACTCTGCCCCAGCTGTCTCGTACTCCGCCCCAGCTGTGTCGTACTCCGCCCCCGCTGTTTCGTACTCTTCTTACTCCGCCCCCGCTGTGGAGTACGGTGCTCCTGCCTACGCGTACGCTGCTGCCCCGGTTCACTCGGTCTCGTACTCCTCCGTCCCAGTGTCATACGTCAGCTACCCAGGTTTCGCCAAGAAGAAGTGAATAATTTAATACGAACAACAGATTAATTTAGTTATAAAgtcaaaatatgtattaaaatatgCAAATATAAGTACATTGTTTGAGTAACTAAAATGCttgaagtttttattttgtacctacctatctatgaAAGTATACTactataattacttatttatataTTACTTACGTCAAATGATACCTTATTACTCgtagtttcattaaaaatattaatcatgttCCACTAGGACACACGATTGCAAATGCAAGCCGATAAATAATTTCATCTTTTTCTTGAATGGCTCTATCTATCTATAACAGCACAAAAATCCATAGTAAGATCTAAGCACACAAACAGGTGtaacgatattatttttatctgaagaatCCTTGACATTCAGACTTTTCCACGAAAAAAaagcataaataaaaatatggcgTCATTTTGCTAGTGAAGACAAGACGTGAACGAGCTTTTTCATAACAATGAGAATCAGAAAAGGATTGGTTTTCTATTATTGCGGGCACATCACATTCCTGGCAGAGCCTACATAATAGAAAGACAACAACAGAGCCTACATAATAAGCGATTTCAAGCCTCGGTTACGCTGGCTTTACGGTGTTGAGTGAACTTGCCAGTTCTAACAGAAAATGGATACACTATGGATGCtaatattatagttttttttattccatTGCATTATAAatatgacaaacaaaattcacCAGTGTTTTAAAgcattaacaaataataatgcaTAACCTAGTAACACAgagtgaatttaataaaaaaaaaacaattagtgATTTAAAACTTAGTTGCGTTTGATCTCAATCTCACCAAAATGATGATCTACTTACAAATAGGGAGAGGCAAAAATATAGAGTCCACTTAGAAACATTTCTACATACCTATATACATATCcggataaatattttattatgctcTTAATTATGAAACTTAACAGtcttgtatggagaatttagcgTAAGCTCATTTTTCAAAACAAATATTGTTCTTGTCTGGACTTTAGATTGAGACTTtgcaacataaaataaaacgtttcaAAACTGACATCTGTAAAAGAGATCATATTTACacctttattatttaaaacaagctgtatttattgatttttagtacactattaaataataatctcatgatgaatattgaagaaaatattgGTAGAGGAAAGGTCCTTTTAAATACTATGCAGATACGTACAATATTACCTGCCTGAACAATTTTACGAAACCCGAGCGCAATACATCATAATATCAGCGCAACACTTCTAAAGATTATATCAAACCTGTCAAGCATGGACACTAATTCAAGCCAACATGTCACAACGACATCACGACTGATCCGGAGATAACCAACCGGTTTACTAACTTATCCCACGATTTATCATATTTTTCTCATTTGCATTCATATAGTATTCAACGTATTTTAGAATTTACATAAACGCTGCAAGTGTAAACAGCTGCTATTTGAGAGGTTAATTATGTATGTAGGTCGATTAAAATTATTCACTCGATAAAATTAAGTAACATCTCGATGACAGCGGAATGGTCTGCATTATCCTTTTTTGGGCGAAACGAAATCGATTCAAACTCGAGCACCGATTAAAACTGGCTCAATGTCATATTTGTCAAAAGTTATGAATCCTGCCATATTTAACATTACGAAGCTAATCGGAAGTTTGTTGTGCCCTCAGTCACAGTAGATAGAAGTCGACCACATTAAATGTTAATAATGaattcatatattttatgtagaagGCATAATAAGATctttcatttttagggttccgtagtcctgacaaggaacccttatagtttcgatatgtctgtctctgTCCGAGGtttgtatattaatcacgccgacaaaacagtagaataaaattttggaaaaaaattttttttgggtaggggatgattttttttcttcttcttccccatcgtgtggggtatcgttggataggtcttttaaaatggcttaggggtttctaagactatttatcgatttagggatccgtttgcaaaatgttaaagtttaaagtgccaatttacgtagggcactatttaagttgtgagccttgACAACATACGTATTGTTAGACGatatctgatacttttaatgaaaagtttgtcaTTTTTGACT encodes the following:
- the LOC135076131 gene encoding cuticle protein 16.5-like, whose translation is MFGKLMVFLCAAGIAAASEGYFYQAPAGHGAAVVSTTAAPVYQSHVVATTAAPVYASAGAPTITTYSEPQVFHKSVSYQAAPAVSYAAQVVKQAPAVSYQTFSTPATYTASPVVFKSYAAPVSYAKSYAAPVVKSYAAAPAVSYAAAPVVKAYATAAPAVSYTAAPVVKTYATAAPAVQYSTAPVVKTYATAAPAVSYSAAPVVKTYATAAPAVSYSVAPAPLSYVKSYAAPAAVSYSAPAVSYSAPAAVSYSAPAVSYSAPAVSYSAPAVSYSAPAVSYSSYSAPAVEYGAPAYAYAAAPVHSVSYSSVPVSYVSYPGFAKKK